The uncultured Fretibacterium sp. genome has a window encoding:
- a CDS encoding valine--tRNA ligase, with amino-acid sequence MNRNRELPKGYSPDAMEEKWYAAWMQRGLFDAEVDPSRPAFSIVIPPPNVTGSLHMGHAFNNTFQDILCRVRRMQGFSVLWLPGTDHAGIATQNVVEKSLAAKGLSRHDLGREAFVEKVWEWKKIYGDRIIAQMKRLGNSCDWRRERFTFDEGLSRAVRSVFVRLYKKDLIYRGKYIINWCSRCHTALSDLEVEYDEKQGNFYYVRYPFVDGSGEIVVATTRPETIIGDTAIAVHPRAEQYRGLIGKRVRVPLTDRDIPIIEDNMVDPEFGTGCVKITPAHDPNDFLVGLRHDLPQLQVIDSEGIMNENAGKYRGMTIEEARKAAARDLEAQGLLIRTEAISHSVGHCQRCGTTVEPYLSEQWFVRAKPLAERGVQAVRDGRIAWIPEQWEKTYFQWMENIRDWCISRQLWWGHRIPAWTCSDCGHVTVAETDPTACEGCGGTHIVQDEDVLDTWFSSALWPFSTMGWPDDTPELKYFYPTSLMVTGFDIIFFWVARMIMMGLEFMDEVPFKDVYIHSLIRDEHGQKMSKSKGNVIDPLDMIDKYGADALRMALAALSTQGRDILLSSGKIETYRLFMNKLWNAARFALMNLDDDRQAIDPAQLRLQDRWILARTQETAERITRMIDEYDIGSAARALYDFVWGDVCDWYLEMSKPALKGDEGEARRRTAQGVLEEVFHTTLPLLHPFIPFVTEELWGAFGYGCGESSIMRAAWPRPREEFRFDVAEAMRTVQETVRVLRNLRAEARVAPQQWMNHATVRVDDAEMKRTLQDALPQVSGLCRVREITILPMSAPRPAASLSSVVGAAEVSLPVGDVLDVAAEVARLGQEVAAIEKTVASSRARLDKPDFVARAPQEVVEKERARVAEGEAQIARLKENLESLSR; translated from the coding sequence ATGAACAGGAACAGGGAGCTTCCCAAGGGCTATTCGCCCGACGCGATGGAGGAGAAGTGGTACGCGGCCTGGATGCAGAGGGGACTGTTCGACGCGGAGGTCGATCCCTCGCGCCCGGCGTTCTCGATCGTCATCCCCCCTCCCAACGTCACGGGGTCCCTTCACATGGGGCATGCCTTCAACAACACGTTCCAGGATATCCTCTGCCGCGTCAGGCGGATGCAGGGATTCAGCGTCCTCTGGCTTCCGGGAACGGACCACGCGGGCATCGCCACCCAGAACGTCGTCGAGAAGAGCCTGGCCGCAAAGGGGCTGAGCCGCCACGACCTGGGGCGTGAGGCGTTTGTCGAAAAGGTCTGGGAGTGGAAGAAAATTTACGGCGACCGCATCATCGCCCAGATGAAGCGTCTGGGCAACTCCTGCGATTGGAGGCGGGAGCGCTTCACCTTCGACGAGGGGCTCTCGCGCGCCGTGCGTTCCGTATTCGTGCGCCTCTACAAGAAGGACTTGATCTACAGGGGCAAGTACATCATCAACTGGTGCTCGCGCTGCCACACGGCCCTCTCCGACCTGGAGGTGGAGTACGACGAGAAGCAGGGGAACTTCTACTACGTCCGCTATCCGTTCGTCGACGGGTCGGGGGAGATCGTCGTGGCGACGACGCGCCCGGAGACGATCATCGGGGACACGGCCATCGCCGTCCACCCGAGGGCGGAGCAGTACCGCGGCCTGATCGGCAAGCGGGTGCGCGTGCCCCTGACGGACCGGGATATCCCGATCATCGAGGACAACATGGTGGACCCCGAGTTCGGGACGGGCTGCGTGAAGATCACGCCCGCGCACGACCCCAACGACTTCCTGGTGGGGCTGCGCCACGACCTGCCGCAGCTTCAGGTCATCGACTCCGAGGGCATCATGAACGAGAACGCCGGCAAGTACCGGGGAATGACGATCGAGGAGGCCCGAAAGGCCGCGGCCCGGGACCTCGAGGCGCAGGGGCTCCTGATTCGCACCGAGGCGATCTCGCACTCCGTGGGGCACTGCCAGCGGTGCGGCACGACCGTCGAGCCGTACCTGTCCGAACAGTGGTTCGTCCGGGCCAAACCCCTGGCCGAGCGGGGCGTCCAGGCCGTGAGGGACGGACGCATCGCGTGGATCCCCGAACAGTGGGAGAAGACCTACTTCCAGTGGATGGAGAACATCCGGGACTGGTGCATCTCGCGCCAGCTCTGGTGGGGGCACCGCATCCCGGCATGGACCTGTTCCGACTGCGGACACGTCACCGTGGCCGAGACGGACCCGACGGCCTGCGAAGGGTGCGGGGGGACGCACATCGTCCAGGACGAGGACGTGCTGGACACCTGGTTCAGCAGCGCACTCTGGCCCTTCTCCACGATGGGCTGGCCGGACGATACCCCGGAGCTCAAATATTTCTACCCGACCTCGCTGATGGTCACGGGGTTCGACATCATCTTCTTCTGGGTGGCCCGGATGATCATGATGGGGCTCGAGTTCATGGACGAGGTGCCCTTCAAGGACGTCTACATCCACTCCCTGATCCGCGACGAGCATGGGCAGAAGATGAGCAAGTCCAAGGGCAACGTCATCGACCCACTGGACATGATCGACAAGTACGGAGCCGACGCGCTGCGCATGGCCCTCGCGGCCCTCTCCACCCAGGGGCGCGACATCCTGCTCTCCTCCGGAAAGATCGAGACCTACCGCCTCTTCATGAACAAGCTCTGGAACGCGGCCCGTTTCGCCCTCATGAACCTGGACGACGACCGACAGGCCATCGACCCCGCCCAGCTTCGCCTTCAGGACCGGTGGATTCTGGCCCGGACCCAGGAGACGGCGGAGAGGATCACGCGCATGATCGACGAGTACGACATCGGCTCGGCCGCCCGGGCCCTGTATGACTTCGTCTGGGGCGACGTCTGCGACTGGTACCTGGAGATGTCCAAGCCCGCCCTGAAGGGGGACGAGGGCGAGGCACGGCGCAGGACGGCACAGGGCGTCCTGGAGGAGGTCTTCCACACGACCCTTCCCCTGCTCCACCCCTTCATCCCCTTCGTGACGGAGGAGCTCTGGGGAGCTTTTGGTTACGGCTGCGGCGAGTCCTCCATCATGCGCGCGGCCTGGCCCAGGCCGCGCGAGGAGTTCCGGTTCGACGTGGCCGAGGCCATGCGCACGGTCCAGGAGACGGTGCGCGTCCTGCGCAACCTGAGGGCCGAGGCCCGCGTCGCCCCTCAGCAATGGATGAATCATGCGACGGTCCGGGTGGACGACGCCGAGATGAAGCGAACGCTTCAGGACGCCCTGCCGCAGGTCTCCGGCCTCTGCCGCGTCAGGGAGATCACGATCCTGCCGATGTCCGCCCCGCGTCCCGCCGCGTCACTCTCCTCGGTGGTCGGAGCGGCGGAGGTCAGCCTCCCCGTAGGCGACGTGCTGGACGTGGCCGCGGAGGTCGCCCGGCTGGGACAGGAGGTCGCCGCCATC